A region of Candidatus Paceibacterota bacterium DNA encodes the following proteins:
- the rsmH gene encoding 16S rRNA (cytosine(1402)-N(4))-methyltransferase RsmH: MHRSVLLQEVVEQLAIQPTDIVVDATFGAGGHSSEIARHLDSKGALIGLDVDAAALARGEEVLKDVAPAVHLVRENFRNVDKVLDELDIKKVDVVLFDLGYSSTQLETGGRGLSFQKNEPLLMTLSSEVEEGTLTAREIVNEWTEEQIATILHGYGEERFSRRIARAVVAARAETPIETTKDLVEIISHAVPGWYRHRRISPATKTFQALRITVNDELDAITEGLEGAYRHLAPGGRIAVITFHSIEDRVVKRVFRGWKERGFGEQVPKKPTVPSREEIAGNPRARSAKLRTFRKEE; the protein is encoded by the coding sequence ATGCACCGAAGTGTTCTTTTACAGGAAGTAGTCGAGCAGCTTGCAATACAGCCAACTGACATCGTTGTTGATGCTACGTTTGGCGCTGGTGGCCACAGTAGTGAGATTGCACGACATCTCGACTCAAAAGGCGCCCTCATTGGCTTGGATGTCGATGCTGCGGCACTTGCTCGCGGAGAGGAGGTGCTCAAGGATGTCGCACCCGCAGTGCATCTTGTTCGGGAGAATTTCCGAAACGTCGATAAGGTGCTTGATGAGCTTGATATCAAAAAGGTAGACGTTGTTCTCTTTGATCTCGGCTACAGCTCTACACAGCTTGAGACAGGTGGACGCGGTTTAAGTTTCCAAAAAAATGAACCGCTTCTCATGACACTCTCAAGCGAGGTGGAGGAGGGGACACTTACCGCACGTGAAATCGTGAACGAGTGGACCGAGGAGCAGATAGCCACCATACTCCACGGGTATGGAGAAGAGCGGTTCTCTCGACGTATTGCTCGCGCAGTTGTCGCAGCGCGCGCGGAGACACCAATCGAGACAACGAAAGACCTTGTAGAGATCATCTCGCATGCGGTACCCGGATGGTATCGACATCGCCGGATCAGCCCGGCGACGAAGACGTTCCAAGCGCTCCGCATTACGGTCAATGACGAGCTTGATGCGATCACTGAGGGGCTAGAGGGTGCATACAGACACCTTGCACCTGGTGGGAGGATCGCCGTCATCACTTTCCACAGTATTGAGGATCGTGTGGTGAAGCGGGTCTTCAGAGGGTGGAAGGAAAGAGGGTTTGGTGAACAAGTCCCCAAGAAGCCGACAGTCCCGAGTCGCGAGGAGATAGCCGGAAACCCACGCGCGCGAAGCGCAAAACTACGTACATTCAGAAAAGAAGAATAA
- a CDS encoding penicillin-binding protein 2, with amino-acid sequence MRSSFIFRIRLVLGIVALIAVVLLVRLYFVQIVHGDEFSQRADHQYVQPNQNLFDRGSIFFEDRDGRLISGATLKTGFTVSINPNTIVDPEEVYRRLSQIIDIDREDFLKRASKTDDPYEEIMKRVPQEVGVAIDELGIVGVGVHKERWRFYPGGSLAAHTLGFVAYGGDELSGKYGLERYYEDTLAREGNNLYVNFFAEIFSNINKTIFKQDTEREGDIVVSIEPSVQLFLERTIKEIQDTWSSRQTAGIIINPQNGEIYAMAVYPDFDVNQFQNVENATVFSNPLVEGVYEMGSIIKPLTMAAGLDSGAVTAETTYYDAGRATYDGATISNYDGKGREEVNMQEVLNQSLNTGVAFVMEEMGTESFSEYFLGYGIGEETGIDLPGEGVGLIGNLKSPRTIEYATASFGQGIAMTPIATVRALGTLANGGRLATPHLVKEVRYRTGLSKKVSHVDDTYVIKNSTSEEITRMLVRVVDEALLGGTVALDNYSVAAKTGTAQIANPEEGGYYGDRYLHSFFGYFPAYDARFLVFLFTIEPKEVRYASNTLTHPFMDTVNFLINYYDIPPDR; translated from the coding sequence ATGAGATCTAGTTTTATCTTTCGTATCCGCCTCGTCTTAGGGATTGTGGCGCTTATCGCTGTCGTCCTCTTGGTTCGTTTGTATTTTGTGCAGATTGTACACGGCGATGAGTTCAGTCAACGAGCCGACCATCAATATGTACAACCAAACCAGAACCTGTTCGACCGCGGTTCAATCTTTTTTGAGGATCGAGACGGCAGGCTGATTTCCGGTGCGACCTTGAAGACCGGCTTCACCGTCTCTATTAATCCGAATACTATTGTTGACCCAGAGGAGGTGTACAGGAGACTTTCTCAGATTATTGATATTGATCGGGAAGATTTCCTCAAGCGTGCAAGCAAGACAGACGACCCATACGAGGAGATTATGAAGCGGGTTCCGCAAGAAGTGGGGGTCGCTATCGATGAACTTGGTATCGTTGGGGTGGGTGTGCATAAAGAACGCTGGCGTTTCTATCCAGGGGGGTCGTTGGCCGCACACACACTTGGCTTTGTCGCGTATGGCGGTGACGAGCTTTCGGGGAAATACGGACTGGAGCGATACTACGAGGATACACTCGCGCGCGAGGGCAACAACCTCTATGTTAATTTTTTTGCAGAGATATTCTCTAATATCAACAAGACGATATTCAAACAAGATACCGAGCGAGAAGGAGACATTGTGGTGAGTATAGAGCCATCAGTACAGCTTTTCCTTGAGCGCACAATCAAGGAGATCCAAGATACATGGAGTTCTCGCCAAACAGCAGGAATCATCATCAATCCTCAGAATGGAGAAATATACGCAATGGCGGTATATCCTGATTTTGATGTGAATCAATTCCAGAATGTGGAGAACGCGACAGTCTTCTCCAACCCACTAGTTGAGGGGGTGTATGAAATGGGGTCTATCATAAAGCCGCTTACGATGGCTGCTGGGCTTGACTCCGGCGCAGTTACCGCGGAGACAACATATTATGACGCAGGGCGTGCGACGTACGATGGGGCAACGATATCAAACTATGACGGTAAGGGGCGTGAAGAAGTTAATATGCAGGAAGTGCTAAATCAATCACTCAATACCGGCGTGGCATTTGTGATGGAGGAGATGGGAACCGAATCATTCAGCGAGTATTTCCTCGGCTATGGAATTGGTGAAGAGACAGGGATCGATCTTCCGGGCGAGGGGGTCGGGTTGATAGGAAACCTTAAGAGCCCTCGCACCATCGAGTATGCAACTGCGTCGTTTGGGCAAGGAATTGCAATGACTCCCATCGCGACTGTGCGCGCATTAGGGACGCTTGCAAATGGGGGGAGATTAGCGACCCCGCATCTGGTCAAGGAGGTACGTTATCGGACCGGACTCTCTAAGAAAGTGAGTCACGTCGACGATACCTATGTCATAAAAAATAGTACATCCGAAGAGATCACTCGCATGCTCGTTCGGGTTGTTGACGAGGCACTTCTTGGCGGGACAGTTGCCCTAGACAACTATAGTGTCGCCGCGAAGACCGGTACTGCGCAAATTGCGAACCCTGAGGAGGGAGGGTACTATGGTGATAGGTACCTCCACTCATTTTTTGGCTATTTCCCGGCGTATGACGCCCGTTTCCTAGTCTTCCTATTTACTATCGAGCCGAAGGAGGTGCGTTATGCGTCGAACACACTCACACACCCCTTTATGGATACGGTGAATTTCCTGATCAATTATTATGATATCCCACCGGACCGGTAG